Sequence from the Osmia bicornis bicornis chromosome 13, iOsmBic2.1, whole genome shotgun sequence genome:
ACGTGCCGCGCGCGTCTCGGGATATCGAATCGCGCGCGTTTAATTACAAAGGATCGCAACGAGCAGTAGGACCGTAGAACGGTGTCCCGGCTGCTGGCGTCGCGTAACAAGAAGCAGAGTACGACGGCGGCGGTGAGGAGGCCGAcaccgacgacgacgacgactaTGACCGATAAATGAAACTGCAGGGCGGTGTTGGCGGCGGCGGTGAACCACCGCTCATGGCGATCGGTACGAGGGTGGGCGAAGGTGACGAGGAGGGAGGTGACGGAGAACTGGACGAAACGCTTGAGGGCGGCGTAGGTGATTCTAGCGCCCTCGGGCCCGCGAGCTCGCGATTCGACTGTCCTCCGGACGTCACAGCGCGACTACTCCTTCCCGCTGTCGTCGCGTTGTGCCGATTGCGTGCTGGCCGTCCTAAGCTCCGGTGACGGCCACCTCCCTCCTCGCTCGTTTCTCAGAGATAAACCTTCTTCACGCTACGGGTGGTCGCGAACCCGTCGTTGCGCCGATACGCGTCGCCCTGGTGGGACCGTAAGGTACCGAAATTATCCCTCGGACCACGGAACCCGTAACCGTCTGGAAATTGGAACAGCGTTTCCGTCGGTGTTGGTGGTGGTTTCCGCATCGTGCCCTTCGGGGAGTGTGACTTTGGAGGCTGGGGAACCAACACCGGCTCCGCGTACGTCACTTCCTCCTGAGGCAACAATTTTGGCTCTGGCGCTAACCTGCTGTAACGTAGAACCAGGGGTTGGTAAAAGTTACGACATTTATACACTTTCTACGATACTATGTCTTTTAAGCTAATCAAAAATTTAATGTTATCGTCGTATCGATTCCTTGCACGTTGCATAAGGTTACAGGATGGATTTTCTACTTTCATCCGTTAGAAATTCATGAATATTCGTAATCTAGTTACAAGTGACAGACATTTTAATCTATATCGGTTTCGATTACGGTTTCTATATTGGTTCTAGAATCAAGATTCGTATCAATTTTATAACGACTGAAATCATTACATATTACAGATGggaattattactatttcagGTTCCATGTATCTGTtccatatacagggtgttaaaaaataccTTGAAGATCTGTATACCGCTGCATAgatcacgaaaaatcgaagcgaaaagtTCTGCAGCATTTTTCGATGGGATCACTAGTTTAGCCacatttcgttgttgaaaattgaccAATCAGCGCGCAGCTTGAGTGGTAAGACCCGCGGAGTAGGGGACGCTTACGCATGCGCTGAGAGTCTTGCCACTCAAGCTGCGCGCTGATTGGTCAATTTTCAACATCGAAATGTGGCTAAACTACTGATCCCATCGAAAAATGCTAGAGAacttttcgcttcgatttttTGTGATCTATCCAGCGGTGTAGAGGTCTTCAGGGTATTTTATAACCATTTCATATAGAACCATTTCAACCcgtgtttgaaaaaaaaaaaaacgaatttCATCGAGACGTCGATGAGGAACCCCTTTTCGGTTTACTTTGATGGAAACTCACCTGTTCACGTTTTGTCGTTGCTCGAAATATTCGTACTCCGTGTCTGGGTATGGCAGATTGTCGTCCTCGTCCTTTCTGCACTTTCGGCCACACAGATAACCTGCCACGAAACCGACCAGCAAAGCTGCCAATGCACCAGCCACCACAGCCATTACAAGAGTTTCAACGGAGTACTGCGGCGGCGGTGAGTCTGCCGCGGACACTTCTGGACCTGTACCGATTGATCGTTTCACCAGTGAAATGCATGCACAGGGTGTCTGAGAAACAACCTTAGTCGTACGAAACGATCAACATACCTGAATTATCCTGTTCCTCGTCGTGCATGATGTTGATGATCTCTCCTCCGGGACTGTCTTTGTTGGGGATCATCGAGTCCTGGGGGAATTTATTCTGGTTCGCAGAGATGGCACCGACGCTACCCGTTTCCTTGCTCAGACTTTTGCTCGGGGGGCAAGAAGCGTGCAAACCAGTCGCGACGCTCTGAAGGAATCTGCTCGCATCGGTGGCTGCTGGTCCGACCAGGGCCCTGCACTTGCCCTCCACCTTGTCCCAAGCACAGTAGGGATCCTGTAAGGCCACGCACTCGCCGCACGACAAGATCCTGTCGCTGTAGCACCGGTGCAGCCTGAGGGCCTGTACCTGACTATCGGCTATCACGACCAGCCGGCCATCCTCCAAACCATCTCCAGCTTGAGATGCTCTCACCACTTTGATACCGCGCACCGGCACCGTCGGAGGAAACGCCTGTATCTCCTCGATCACCACCGGGCTGACCTTCAGATGAGTGTCAGCTGACTCTGCGTTTATCGCTTTGATCACCTTCCCGTTGTCGGTGCCGATGAACAACACGTCGTATGTTTTACCACCTGGCGTCTTCACCTGGGGATCCACAGCAATCTGCGTGAATCTGTAACTGAAAGCGCCAAGAAATCGTTAGGGAATCGTTTTCCATCGCAATCTGAGGAGGTAATAACTTGTCGCTAAGAGTAAACAGTGGGCGCGTAGCGTATGCCCGCAAGGAACAGGGCGTACAATCGAATCGAGCCCCCGGTGACCTGGTCTCCAAGTTTGACCACCGTACTAGTTATTTCATTAAGTAACGTCGCTCAAGCCCGCGAGTATAAAGCGTGTTTGTTAATCAGTAACGAGCCTCTGTTACTACTACCTTGAGTTTCAATACTTTAATCGACTGTGGACCTTTCTCCGTTGACCCAGCCTACTTACGAAAACTCGATAGAAATTCAAGTAACTTCGACAATACACGACCGACTTTGCACAGTGAAATTCAGAGCTTATAATGGCGATGATATTTGTTGTTACAAACAGTTTGCAATAAGTGTTCCAACTTACTGGAAGCTGGTGCGGATGACTATGGGCTGCCCGAAGAAGCTCGGCACCAGCTCGTCCATGAGGGAGTGCGTATGGATAAAGTTGAGGGTCAGGTCAGGCAATGCGTGAGAGTCGTTTACGCACTGTCCGGGTCTCGGTTCGGGTACCTTGCCGCTCTGCACGGGTAACCAGTTCGAGTTGATGGCGCTCTGCTCCTTGAAGTTACCCTTGAACGCGTCGGTGATGTCCTGCAAGGAGAATGCGCAAACAGCCGATCCGCTGATGCTGTTCACCGGTGTGGTGAACGTTCCGTATATCAGCTGGGCCGACGTATTGCCGTACTGACCCGATATCAGTTCCGTCGTTGATTCTGCAAATAATGCATGCCTCGTGATTTCGAGGCTCTTTTGTCTGCGTGGCCTCGTTCGCTCCGTACCAACGGACGTTTACGAGCTAACCCGTTGGGAGCATATATTTCCCAgcatctctctctttctctcgaaCGTGTTCCAGAGCGCCATAACGCTTAATACGCTCGCTCGATTCGAACACGCTCGTTCGCGAGCGGAACGAGACGAGACCAGAGATGTATGCTGACGGCAAACGATGAACTCGACGAATGTGTATACTTACGTATTTCATTGAAGTAGAAAGGAAAGTCTCCGGTGACGGAGCAATTGAGACGAGACTTTAGGAACGAGGTCCATCTGTTGCGGTATCGATGCGGACCACCACGGTCGTATTTACACACCCTCGCCACGCGAGAATAGACGGTCTGCAAAGAGAAATAGTATCGGTGAGAGAACTGTCACTTCGATCGACCAGTTAACCCTTTGGCTGTAACGAAGCTTAAGTAAAAATCGATCCTATGCAATTATTAGCAGGAAAAGGGTTAGAATTTATAATTAGACCATAATCACACAGTGCTGTCCGTCGGAGTAACGCGTAAAATGTTGCAAACCACACGGAGTGTAACTGAAACGTAGAGAATGTTATTACCAGATAAAACTTAATAATGCACTGTACATTAAACCGTAGTTTATGGTCGGGGTCGTGAGTTTTATGCGTGCCACCGTGTACTTGCAAGGAAAAAAAAGCAGAAATTCTTCCTTTGAATACAGAATCCTGGACAGCACTGGATTGAAGCATTGAAAATTGATCGGTTAGGTACTTACCTTGCCGCAATTGATATATTCCACGGCGGTCTCCCTGAAGAAGAAATAGACAAAGTCTCCCTGGGCCATGGAGCTGACAAAGTTCGGCGCTGCAATTAGAATGCGCAGGCATTACAACGTCGCTATTGCTATTACGTACGCGGTAAACAGGCGGTCGTAAAGTGGCCTTATGAATAAACGAACGTGGTAACTGGCCAGAGGAGCAGAATGGACGAGCTGCAATAAAGTGCAGAGATAACGTTCCACTGTAGCTGGGGAAATAAAGACGTTCCTTAGGAATTCAGCATCTTGATACGAAGGTAGGTCGATTTCTCGACGCATTCGAGAGGATAATCCTCGCTCGAATGGTTGGAACGATCGTGCGGCATGCGTTGTCGTTAGAATCAATCTTGCAAACGAGTCGCGTAAGAATATACGCGAGAACCCTTTTATTTTCTCGGTTATTCGAACGCGGTCGCAGTGAAACGACACGGTTCGCCTTCACCCTCTCCGCCCCTGTCTCACaatttttctcttcgtttccCCTTGTCCTCGTTGCACTGCTTGGCGGACACGAACGCGCGATAAAGTGGGAAAACTTTATCGATTTATTAACTTGACAGGGTTTTCATAAGCTTCTTAGGATTCATAAAGTAATATTAATCTCCCACGCCACATAGGTATATCCGACCGACCTGCCGTGCTCCAACTCATAAATTTTCTCCCGTTCTTCTCCTCTCTCCACTCTTTTCGTTTCTCCTCCAATTCCATCACGTCATCCGACTGTCTTTTCTTTCACGCCGCGTTTAACCGTGTCTCTATCCGAGACAAACTGCCAGGAATTTGTACAGGCCTAACGCAGTGACGAGAAAGTTTTAACGCCGCTTTAAAATTGTATAACCCGTGTCTACGGTTCGGTCGTCAAAGCGTTAATCAAGAGATACGCGCGAAAATTCAAGGAAAACGAGCGATGATAATAAAGATCGAAGCGGAGAAAGTTAATTGGAAAAGCGAAGCTTCGAGGGCAATCAGCGTATCGATTTGGTATTAGACGAATTACCCAGACGCATCAACGCGGAGATTTGCGGGTGATAGTCGCGGTTCGCGATCGGCTTTGTCACGATTTTTCGCGGTGGTGTGTTTCGGTTTGTTTCGTTGGTAACAAACGGCAGATAGAGGAAACAGAGGAGGGAGAAAGAGACGAGCAGAGAgagaattgaattttcaacgaaCCGAGGGAAAATCAATATTATCCAGCGGCCAGAGAAACTTGATTAGCGTTCGTACATCGTTCAATTAAAATGTTCTAGCGAACGAGGGAAGCCCTGGAACAAGGCGACGTGTTCGGTTTATTGGGCTCTTTTGTGGGCTTGAGGTGATCTCGTAAAAATTTCCCGTTTCTTCGCGTCATCCCTCGGTAACCAAACTATAATTCTTTCTCGACGGTGGCTGGCTCGAATAAAAATTCGACCTTTCGACGAATTCGCAAGGGAGCCATAACTCGCACAACTCTTCGTCTTAATACAGGCTCTATCATGATACGTGGGAATAACAAATAAGAAGGCTGACTATTTCCTGCCTTTTATTAACCAATCTGGTATTTTAACGTTGCTTTTATTCTCTGTCACGCTTTTTAACGCTGTGACGATCGCAAggttaaattcaatttttaaggAAACAAGCACCATTAGCGGAAATAGAATCCGAAATCTCTGCATTCGCAGTCAGATCTTATCCATTACAGCATCGCTAACTCGCAATCGTATATACCTACTTTCACGACCCCTTTTATTGCCTAAGGGACCTCCTGATCCAACAATGTTAGAGATAAGAAAACACAAAAGCTCTCATAACAATGTACGATGTCGATGaagtgcaaagggttaataataaCAATCGAGAAGGAGAAAAGGCTTTCAGGCAGAGTCGTTGAACCGTCGGACAGGTCGTTCTTTTATACGGATTAAAATTTCCCATCGTCGGTGGGTACACAGGAGACGTATGTAGCATATTTCGTGGTGAACGAGGGTGGAGACGCAGTGTGCTGCTTTGTCATTACACGGATATGGAGGGGAGGTCGTGGAGTAATCTCCGCGCGGCCGTAGTCTGCGAAATCCACGTACACGCACGGTTAATCTCGGAATTACAGCGTGTGGATTAAAGCCGGTGTGCGCAGGGTCGTTGCCGCGGCCGATCGCGACATTTCTGAGTAATTTCTCGCCCCGTGGCTCGGGGCCAGGGATTTTCAAAGTCGAGCCAGCCTCCAGAACTTCTCGTGTAAATACCGAATCGAACTGTCGCTCCAACTTTCGCGAGCCCCTGGCGAATATTGCGAACCCCGCTCTGTTCAAAGTCTCTTTATGTTCCGGGGATGTAGATATCCGCGCATGTACGCGTGGCACGCATCGTTTGCATAAATAGCGAGTAAACGTTTTCGAGATACACGACCGCGAATAGTAAAAGTAAGGTTGAAATCTAAGCGCAGGGGAGAGCGGGGACAAAAGTAACATTGTAGATAACTCGAAATCTATTATAGCTATTATCGTAAATTTTTGATATACAAAAGTACACACAAATATGTTTTAGCAACATAGATaggaaattaatatattaggTAGTGTCACACCCTAAAGTAACTTCTTTTTGTGTcctaaaattgaaatataaatatttcttaggCAAGTGCTTATGCTTTCTTTTAATCTTTGATTTGACTCGTTTCAATGTAATTAAGCGTCTCgttaatgaaactttgtaaTGTAAACCCAAAAACATAGTCGAGCACGTTTGTAACATCGGTAGTCGGGGTCGGTTGTAACGTTTCTGGTAaccaaaaatataaaaaatattatttttttgtttatatgAAATCCTACAATACGagaaaacaaaatgaaaaatatgggTGCCATGTAGTGAATACAAAGATTGGGCACATGAAACTAAAACGTTCCTTGTATTTTCTGCAGTTGCGATACCGAATAATTGACTAAAAATTTTgccttttttcatttattattatattttaaaacaataaatattttagttTTGTAAAGATAGATTAATTCCATGCAGTGTTACAATCTTAACACTTTCCCCGGTCTTCATTTTTGATTAATAACTTgaatattatttgttattattgaatatttgTAAACTGCTACAACTATGTAAGGTTTAGGTATAAAGATTTTTTTGTGAGTGTAATAGTTTTTGCTTGATAGAAGTTCAAAGTTAAATGTTACATTTGTCCCCGTTTTCCCCTACGTAATTCAGAAACAACTTATCTTCGGtaaaattgtttgtaataaaacaCTTTTGGGATAACTACGAATGGAACGTTTCGTGAATTTTTTCCCTCCGTTTCATCTATAGCGAATGAAAAGTTCTCCCCTATCGTTGATAGCAGGGGGTCGGCCAATATATGGAACGATAAATTTCCACTACCAAAAACACTTGGGCTGTTTACTCTGCATACTGGTCGGGACCGCACAACccttatttcaatttttaatcgcGCGTTAACATCGACGTTTCTGGCTTCGATTCATCATCGCGACCCTTATCGTATCGTTTTCCAATAAGATGATTTAGGTTCTAAATGTTAGGGGACGCTCTCCGACCgcttttaatttcaaaaaaggTTTCGGGGATAACACGGTTTATATATCTAGGTGAGTCAGGCGgaaattaatttgataaagTAATCGGTATTGCGCTTACCATTCAGGCTCTTCGAGTCGTACTGCTCAGTTTGCAGGGGTTCCCTGTAGATGATGGGATCCATCCCCGCGAAATCTGCCACTGTACCGGTGTAAAGCTCCCCGTCTACGTAGACGAAGGTGCTGTTGTGACGTGGGTCGTAGGGACACCTTGCCTGTCCACCCTTCTCCTTCAACATCGTGTAATTGCCTGGCTGCACCGCGTAATCGCGACACATTGGCTTGAACGCGTTCGTCGCGCACACCAGCAACGTGCTCGTATCTGTCTTCACGAGAATGCGAATGTAATTTTGACAGTTTTCCTCGGGCGTGCCCTTAACCAGGCACATTTTTACGTCGCTGTCGGTCGAGTACCAAGTCAGCCTCTGCTGCTCGGTTAAGTCGGTCAGGCTCAGGTTGTGCACAAGATTtctgaaataagaaaaagaaaactctCTAATCGATGCATTCGTTCTTAAGTGAGAGGCACACGTGAGTAGACactgttcaaaatagaataacttgaaataacttgaggttttttgagaagttataaaaattaattcactaaaatatgtacttttgttgaaatcgtgaaaaaaaaatagtgaataataattttttaacttttttatgtaagtctataataaaaatttcatcgagatcggttaACGCATTTAAAAGTTATGAGTAGGGGAAGGGCGGGTAGCCCCGGACacttgaataaaatacaaaaaaaacatagaagcaatcaattttaatcaaatttctctttcaggtaataaatataaggtctttttgattcattatatcttaaaaaaaaaaacatatttcttaaataacTTTAGAACAACAAGCAATAAACTGGAACCCCTGTTTTTACTCGGCCGAAAAAATGGCGGGTAGCCCCGGACACTtgaataaaatgcaaaaaaaaacatagaatcaatcaattttaatcaaatttctctttcAGGTAATAAATATAGGGTCTATCTGATTCATTATATcacaaaaaaaacatatttcttaaataacTTTAAGACAACAAGCAATAAACTGGAACCTCTGTTTTTACTCATTCGAAAAAAGGCGAGTAGCCCCGGATACCTTCAGCGaaactaaaatttatataatgacCTAATTTGCTTGGTGTGCATACAATTACTGGTTTGCAATTGTTTTTTAAGCACAAAAGCCATGTTGTCATATGTCATTTGTATTTCTATATGACGTAAcaataaagatataaaaatgtcCGGGGCTACCCGCCTTTCccctaattaaaatttccgaaaatcgtCACTAGTTCCGTTATATAGActcaattttcattataaaaagGTTGAAAAATTGACATTCACTATATTTTTTcgcgatttcaacaaattgtaattttttaaaacgaagaaaattttagtgaattaatttttgtagTTTCTCAAAGAACCTCGAGTTATTTAGTCCAATTTTAACCGAGCTATTTTGAACAGTATCTACTCACTTTTGCCTCTCACTGTATTTCTCTTTGATATTCACTCAACTACTTTGAATCAGCATCCCGACGCTCGCTCTGTTTCCCGACTTTCCCAAATATTTCTCCCGTTCGATCTACAATCTTTTTCCACCGAAGGATACTATGTACCGATCTCGCATTAATCACCGTGCCACCGTCCTTTTACTTTGTGCCCGTTATCGCCGGAATCGATCGGTTCTCCAGGAAACGCGGCACAGTTCCGTCGCGTCGCATCGAATCGACGGCAAAAACGTCGATCGAAAGACCGTGAGCAACGGAACCGCGGAGAACTCGAACACGAATCGTTTATTACAAACGGAGTAGGATTTATGAGGCGCGAGATTAATATTccgagaaaaggagaaaaggaaagagagaaatttTCTAGATATCAAGCAGACTTTGGGACTTGAGACTCTCGACTTGCCGGATTGGCAAAACAAGAACTTGACAATTTTTGTTCTGTCAATTTGTATTGATGGAAGTTCGAAGGgactttatttttcttctatttctccCTTTTTTCGACCTAAATATTCCGTGGAAACCCGCTTCAGGTTTCTCATTGCATATCGTGTTTTAATTACGAATTTCGTCTCCTCCATTCCGTATCAGAAACTTTTACAAAGTTCCTCGGCAGGAAGTCGCACTTACCCGCTGTGCCTGGGATTCGAAGGCTCGTAAAATAAAGCGTACAAAGAAGTTTCTAAATAAAGTTCGACGATCTCATTAACAGCGAAGAACAGCGTTCCGT
This genomic interval carries:
- the LOC114871758 gene encoding semaphorin-1A isoform X2; its protein translation is MRRTILDTRMHPVLSCWCVVATVSLVLAAWQENIRPKMYVQLGAEDVFRFTGNETHTDYFRLMLRDGNYLLVGGRNLVHNLSLTDLTEQQRLTWYSTDSDVKMCLVKGTPEENCQNYIRILVKTDTSTLLVCATNAFKPMCRDYAVQPGNYTMLKEKGGQARCPYDPRHNSTFVYVDGELYTGTVADFAGMDPIIYREPLQTEQYDSKSLNAPNFVSSMAQGDFVYFFFRETAVEYINCGKTVYSRVARVCKYDRGGPHRYRNRWTSFLKSRLNCSVTGDFPFYFNEIQSTTELISGQYGNTSAQLIYGTFTTPVNSISGSAVCAFSLQDITDAFKGNFKEQSAINSNWLPVQSGKVPEPRPGQCVNDSHALPDLTLNFIHTHSLMDELVPSFFGQPIVIRTSFHYRFTQIAVDPQVKTPGGKTYDVLFIGTDNGKVIKAINAESADTHLKVSPVVIEEIQAFPPTVPVRGIKVVRASQAGDGLEDGRLVVIADSQVQALRLHRCYSDRILSCGECVALQDPYCAWDKVEGKCRALVGPAATDASRFLQSVATGLHASCPPSKSLSKETGSVGAISANQNKFPQDSMIPNKDSPGGEIINIMHDEEQDNSGPEVSAADSPPPQYSVETLVMAVVAGALAALLVGFVAGYLCGRKCRKDEDDNLPYPDTEYEYFEQRQNVNRLAPEPKLLPQEEVTYAEPVLVPQPPKSHSPKGTMRKPPPTPTETLFQFPDGYGFRGPRDNFGTLRSHQGDAYRRNDGFATTRSVKKVYL
- the LOC114871758 gene encoding semaphorin-1A isoform X1; its protein translation is MRRTILDTRMHPVLSCWCVVATVSLVLAAWQENIRPKMYVQLGAEDVFRFTGNETHTDYFRLMLRDGNYLLVGGRNLVHNLSLTDLTEQQRLTWYSTDSDVKMCLVKGTPEENCQNYIRILVKTDTSTLLVCATNAFKPMCRDYAVQPGNYTMLKEKGGQARCPYDPRHNSTFVYVDGELYTGTVADFAGMDPIIYREPLQTEQYDSKSLNAPNFVSSMAQGDFVYFFFRETAVEYINCGKTVYSRVARVCKYDRGGPHRYRNRWTSFLKSRLNCSVTGDFPFYFNEIQSTTELISGQYGNTSAQLIYGTFTTPVNSISGSAVCAFSLQDITDAFKGNFKEQSAINSNWLPVQSGKVPEPRPGQCVNDSHALPDLTLNFIHTHSLMDELVPSFFGQPIVIRTSFHYRFTQIAVDPQVKTPGGKTYDVLFIGTDNGKVIKAINAESADTHLKVSPVVIEEIQAFPPTVPVRGIKVVRASQAGDGLEDGRLVVIADSQVQALRLHRCYSDRILSCGECVALQDPYCAWDKVEGKCRALVGPAATDASRFLQSVATGLHASCPPSKSLSKETGSVGAISANQNKFPQDSMIPNKDSPGGEIINIMHDEEQDNSGPEVSAADSPPPQYSVETLVMAVVAGALAALLVGFVAGYLCGRKCRKDEDDNLPYPDTEYEYFEQRQNVNSRLAPEPKLLPQEEVTYAEPVLVPQPPKSHSPKGTMRKPPPTPTETLFQFPDGYGFRGPRDNFGTLRSHQGDAYRRNDGFATTRSVKKVYL